A stretch of the Dyella telluris genome encodes the following:
- a CDS encoding sensor domain-containing diguanylate cyclase: MLATLLAPAAHAATWSLFGQPPLEPPVATYRATSGDLPPQAYAELPAWLAARQRLPSINMLGGNYWLVAPLQTPDDDAEWVVTFDNTYYRRANLVILGDDGSRQRLEAGRGIDTNVMLRGTVPTTLRSGHRYAVVIQVTSPFFTALPRIDLQTREAYRRRLTNESALMLTSLGVLGGLGVFILFVGLWTRVLSYTLYGCQSLILMAGWASFFGLPADWFGMGDSVVNFTLWFILVPVVHAPFTVRFLELKRHAPRATRIGYGIAIVSALAVPVAMLLPSMAFLIATIAVTSVVFYSASVSIWALLSGIRQARFFVLAYVCVLVPGAIILPVNFGLMHSPVDNADLLTLMGNSGEAMLLAFALADHMKLVQAARERFRQGMQDAIARASTDPLTGLGNRLAFNMRIEEITRRSSTPSPLVGGAWQIAMIDLDGLKQINDNEGHERGDALLQAAARELARLPCQGHAYRLGGDEFAVIAFGDELSQHRLTYALSQLDHQLREYGFLASGLSFGICGSKPGEDLDSSDVAAMAREADRMMYEHKSRRRSPSAGGREAQAEIER, translated from the coding sequence GTGTTGGCGACCTTGCTGGCGCCCGCCGCCCACGCCGCCACGTGGTCCCTGTTCGGCCAGCCGCCACTGGAACCGCCGGTCGCCACGTACCGTGCCACTTCCGGCGACCTGCCACCGCAGGCCTACGCTGAACTGCCCGCGTGGCTGGCCGCACGCCAGCGCCTGCCCTCGATCAACATGCTCGGCGGCAACTACTGGCTGGTGGCGCCGCTGCAGACGCCGGACGACGATGCCGAATGGGTGGTGACGTTCGACAACACCTACTACCGTCGCGCCAACCTGGTGATCCTGGGTGATGACGGCTCACGCCAGCGACTGGAAGCCGGGCGCGGCATCGACACCAACGTGATGCTGCGCGGCACGGTGCCGACCACGCTGCGATCCGGACACCGCTATGCCGTCGTCATCCAGGTGACCTCGCCGTTCTTCACCGCCTTGCCCCGCATCGACCTGCAGACGCGTGAAGCCTATCGCCGACGGCTTACCAACGAGTCGGCACTGATGCTGACCTCGCTGGGCGTGCTCGGTGGGCTGGGCGTGTTCATCCTGTTCGTCGGCCTGTGGACGCGCGTGCTCAGCTACACCCTGTATGGCTGCCAGTCGCTGATCCTGATGGCGGGGTGGGCATCCTTCTTCGGCCTGCCCGCCGACTGGTTCGGCATGGGCGACAGCGTGGTGAACTTCACACTGTGGTTCATCCTGGTGCCGGTGGTGCACGCGCCGTTCACCGTGCGCTTCCTCGAGCTCAAACGCCACGCGCCACGAGCCACGCGCATCGGCTACGGCATTGCCATCGTCAGCGCGCTGGCTGTGCCGGTGGCCATGCTGCTGCCATCAATGGCCTTTCTGATAGCGACCATCGCCGTCACGTCCGTGGTGTTCTATTCCGCCAGCGTCAGCATCTGGGCGTTGCTCAGCGGCATCCGCCAGGCACGTTTCTTCGTGCTGGCCTACGTCTGCGTGCTGGTACCCGGCGCCATCATCCTGCCGGTGAATTTCGGGCTGATGCACAGCCCGGTGGACAACGCCGATCTGCTCACGCTGATGGGCAACAGTGGCGAGGCCATGCTGCTGGCCTTCGCACTGGCCGACCACATGAAACTGGTGCAGGCGGCGCGCGAACGTTTTCGCCAGGGCATGCAGGATGCCATCGCTCGCGCATCCACCGACCCGCTGACGGGGCTGGGCAATCGCCTTGCCTTCAATATGCGCATCGAGGAAATCACCCGGCGGAGCTCCACGCCATCGCCCCTGGTGGGCGGGGCGTGGCAGATCGCCATGATCGATCTGGACGGCCTCAAGCAGATCAACGACAACGAAGGCCACGAACGTGGCGATGCGCTGCTGCAGGCTGCCGCCCGCGAACTGGCACGGCTACCTTGCCAGGGCCACGCCTATCGCCTTGGCGGGGACGAGTTCGCGGTGATCGCCTTTGGCGACGAACTGAGCCAGCACCGCCTTACCTACGCGCTGTCGCAACTGGATCACCAGTTGCGCGAGTACGGTTTCCTTGCGTCGGGGCTGAGCTTCGGCATCTGCGGCTCCAAGCCGGGCGAGGACCTCGACAGCAGCGACGTCGCCGCGATGGCGCGCGAAGCGGATCGCATGATGTACGAACACAAATCGCGTCGCCGCTCACCCTCGGCCGGTGGTCGCGAAGCGCAGGCGGAAATCGAGCGCTGA
- a CDS encoding NAD+ synthase yields MASLRFALAQFDFPVGAVAANAAKVGDLLAQAREGGASLVAFPELALSGYPPEDLLLRPSFLVACQCELNALAGATNGIAALVGHPHSEGEVYNAASLLRHGIIELTTHKQALPNYGVFDDKRYFRPGSDSAVALIDGVRVGMIICEDIWEPEPAAKAAAAGAELIVVINASPWDDAKQTGREDVLTARALETGCAIAYVNMVGGQDEVVYDGASILVNGDGSIAARAPSFVDAMLWAEFDSETRTLRADNWPTVPDASYEATLYAALVRGIRDYIEKNGFPGVLLGLSGGIDSALTLALAVDALGADRVTAVMMPTRYTSQLSLDGARAQAEQVGVDYHIINIEPMVDAFIGALTPAFAGKTADTTEENLQSRTRGVTLMALSNKHGRLLLATGNKSEMAVGYATLYGDMCGAYAPLKDVYKTVVYRLSRWRNAHAARLGEPEAIPSAVIDRPPSAELRDNQTDQDSLPPYDELDAILARFIEGEESQAEITAQGYHADTVRRVVRLVLLNEFKRRQSAPGPRVTTRAFGRERRYPITSGWK; encoded by the coding sequence ATGGCTTCCCTACGCTTCGCGCTTGCACAGTTCGATTTCCCGGTAGGCGCGGTGGCGGCCAATGCGGCCAAGGTGGGCGACCTGCTGGCGCAGGCGCGCGAAGGTGGCGCTTCGCTGGTGGCTTTCCCCGAGCTGGCCCTGAGCGGCTATCCGCCGGAAGATCTGCTGCTGCGCCCGAGCTTCCTGGTGGCTTGCCAGTGCGAGCTCAATGCGCTGGCAGGCGCCACCAACGGCATCGCCGCGCTGGTGGGCCACCCGCATAGCGAGGGCGAGGTGTACAACGCCGCCAGCCTGCTGCGCCACGGCATCATCGAGCTGACCACGCACAAGCAGGCGCTGCCCAATTACGGCGTGTTCGACGACAAGCGCTATTTCCGCCCCGGCAGCGACAGCGCCGTGGCGCTGATCGACGGCGTTCGCGTGGGCATGATCATCTGCGAAGACATCTGGGAGCCCGAGCCGGCAGCCAAGGCCGCTGCGGCCGGTGCCGAGCTGATCGTGGTGATCAACGCCTCGCCGTGGGACGACGCCAAGCAGACCGGCCGCGAGGACGTGCTGACCGCCCGCGCGCTGGAAACCGGCTGTGCCATCGCCTACGTGAACATGGTCGGTGGACAGGACGAAGTGGTGTACGACGGCGCTTCGATCCTGGTGAATGGCGACGGCAGCATTGCCGCGCGTGCGCCCAGCTTCGTCGACGCCATGTTGTGGGCCGAGTTCGACAGCGAAACGCGCACGCTGCGCGCGGACAACTGGCCCACCGTGCCGGATGCCTCGTATGAGGCAACGTTGTACGCGGCGCTGGTGCGCGGCATCCGCGACTACATCGAGAAGAACGGCTTTCCGGGCGTGTTGCTTGGCCTTTCGGGCGGCATCGATTCCGCGCTGACGCTGGCGCTGGCAGTGGACGCGCTGGGCGCGGACCGCGTCACCGCCGTGATGATGCCCACGCGTTACACCTCGCAGTTGTCGCTGGATGGCGCGCGCGCACAGGCCGAGCAGGTGGGCGTGGATTACCACATCATCAACATCGAGCCGATGGTCGATGCCTTCATCGGCGCGCTCACCCCGGCCTTTGCAGGCAAGACGGCGGACACCACCGAGGAGAACCTGCAGTCGCGCACGCGCGGCGTGACGCTGATGGCGCTGTCCAACAAGCATGGCCGCCTGCTGCTGGCCACCGGCAACAAGAGCGAGATGGCGGTGGGCTATGCCACGCTCTACGGTGACATGTGCGGCGCCTATGCGCCGCTGAAGGACGTCTACAAGACGGTCGTGTATCGCCTGTCCCGCTGGCGCAACGCGCACGCGGCCCGCCTGGGCGAACCGGAGGCCATTCCCTCGGCGGTGATCGACCGCCCGCCGTCGGCGGAGCTGCGCGACAACCAGACCGATCAGGATTCGCTGCCGCCGTACGACGAACTGGACGCCATCCTCGCGCGCTTCATCGAAGGCGAGGAATCGCAGGCGGAAATCACCGCGCAGGGCTACCACGCCGACACCGTGCGACGTGTGGTGCGGCTGGTGCTGCTCAACGAATTCAAGCGTCGCCAGTCCGCACCTGGGCCGCGCGTGACCACGCGCGCATTCGGGCGCGAGCGTCGCTACCCGATCACGTCAGGCTGGAAGTAA